The following are encoded together in the Candidatus Methylomirabilota bacterium genome:
- a CDS encoding acyl-CoA dehydrogenase — translation MRIELTDEQKMIQAVARDFAEKEVRPIAPAIDREARFPRETVRRMGELGLMGIAVAEAWGGSGGDTVAYAVALEEVSRGCASHGVIMTVNNSLYCDPLAKFGSEEQKRRFLAPFASGQKLGCFSLTEPEAGSDATNQSTLARRDGDAYVLDGRKIFVSNGKEAAAALVFAQTDRAKGPRGISAFLVEKGTPGFTVVKTEDKLGIRASDTAELLFESCRVPASCRLGEEGQGFKIAMTTIDGGRIGIAAQAVGIAVAAYEAALGYARERKSFGVPIGRHQMVQWMLADMATAIEAARLLTLRAAFLKDRGEPFGPQAAMAKLFASEMAMRVTTDAVQVHGGYGFIKEYQVERHFRDAKITQIYEGTSQIQKLVIARHLLSGAAAGS, via the coding sequence ATGCGGATCGAGCTCACTGACGAGCAGAAGATGATCCAGGCGGTGGCCCGGGACTTCGCCGAGAAGGAAGTCCGCCCCATCGCCCCAGCCATCGACCGCGAGGCGCGCTTTCCGCGGGAGACCGTGCGGCGCATGGGCGAGCTCGGGCTCATGGGCATCGCCGTGGCCGAGGCCTGGGGTGGGAGCGGCGGCGACACCGTCGCCTACGCGGTGGCGCTCGAAGAAGTCTCGCGCGGCTGCGCCTCGCACGGCGTCATCATGACGGTGAACAACTCGCTCTACTGCGACCCCCTCGCCAAGTTCGGCTCGGAGGAGCAGAAGCGTCGCTTCCTGGCCCCGTTCGCCTCCGGGCAGAAGCTCGGCTGCTTCTCGTTGACCGAGCCTGAGGCGGGCTCCGACGCCACCAACCAGAGCACGCTCGCCCGCCGCGACGGCGACGCGTACGTCCTCGACGGCCGGAAGATCTTCGTCAGCAACGGGAAGGAGGCCGCCGCCGCGCTCGTCTTCGCCCAGACGGACCGGGCCAAGGGCCCCCGCGGGATCAGCGCCTTCCTCGTCGAGAAAGGCACGCCGGGCTTCACCGTCGTCAAGACCGAGGACAAGCTCGGCATCCGCGCCTCCGACACGGCCGAGCTTCTCTTCGAGAGCTGCCGCGTGCCTGCGTCCTGCCGGCTCGGCGAGGAGGGGCAGGGGTTCAAGATCGCCATGACGACGATCGACGGCGGCCGCATCGGCATCGCCGCGCAGGCCGTCGGCATCGCCGTCGCGGCGTACGAGGCCGCGCTCGGCTACGCGCGGGAGCGCAAGAGCTTCGGCGTGCCGATCGGCCGGCACCAAATGGTCCAGTGGATGCTGGCCGACATGGCGACCGCGATTGAGGCGGCGCGCCTGCTCACGTTGCGCGCGGCGTTCCTCAAGGACAGGGGCGAGCCCTTCGGGCCCCAAGCGGCGATGGCGAAGCTCTTCGCCTCCGAGATGGCCATGCGCGTCACGACGGACGCCGTGCAGGTCCACGGCGGCTACGGCTTCATCAAGGAGTACCAGGTCGAGCGGCACTTCCGGGACGCGAAGATCACCCAAATCTACGAGGGCACCTCGCAGATCCAAAAGCTCGTCATCGCCCGACACCTGCTCTCGGGCGCGGCGGCGGGCTCCTAG
- a CDS encoding electron transfer flavoprotein subunit alpha/FixB family protein, whose protein sequence is MAGSFWSLVEDDRQGNPKKVMAEVLGEASRLAKQMGAPAEAVWLTDTATDAGIAQLGQWGAKRVLLLENPAFAPYRGEVWAPVLAELCQKESPQAFFGAVTARQREVMARLAARLGAGLSADSTALTLEDGKLIATRPVYAGKLLSKMTWAKTPWLATLRPNVFKPADSQPGAVASVEKPAVTLPAAAMSLVERREESSTGLPELAEAEIVVSGGRGLKGPENFVILESLAKVIGAAVGASRAAVDAGWRPHRFQIGQTGRTISPKLYLGFGISGAIQHLAGMRTSKVICAINKDPEAPIFKIADYGIVGDLFEVAPLLEQEFKKLLEK, encoded by the coding sequence ATGGCGGGTTCTTTCTGGTCTCTGGTCGAGGACGACAGGCAGGGCAATCCGAAGAAGGTCATGGCCGAGGTGCTGGGCGAGGCATCGCGCTTGGCAAAGCAGATGGGCGCTCCGGCCGAGGCAGTGTGGCTGACGGACACGGCCACCGACGCCGGCATCGCGCAGCTCGGGCAGTGGGGCGCGAAGCGCGTCCTGCTCCTCGAGAATCCCGCGTTCGCTCCGTACCGTGGGGAAGTGTGGGCCCCGGTGCTGGCGGAGCTCTGCCAGAAGGAATCGCCTCAGGCCTTCTTCGGCGCGGTGACGGCGCGGCAGCGCGAGGTCATGGCGCGGCTGGCCGCCCGCCTCGGCGCGGGGCTCTCCGCAGATTCGACGGCGCTGACGCTCGAGGACGGCAAGCTGATCGCGACGCGGCCGGTCTACGCGGGCAAGCTGCTTTCGAAGATGACATGGGCGAAGACGCCGTGGCTCGCGACGCTCCGGCCCAACGTCTTCAAGCCGGCCGACTCGCAGCCGGGAGCGGTGGCCTCGGTGGAGAAGCCCGCGGTCACGCTGCCCGCCGCCGCCATGAGCCTGGTGGAGCGCCGCGAGGAGTCCTCCACGGGCCTGCCGGAGCTGGCCGAGGCGGAGATCGTGGTCTCGGGCGGTCGCGGGCTCAAGGGGCCGGAGAACTTCGTGATCCTGGAATCGCTCGCGAAGGTGATCGGCGCGGCCGTCGGCGCCTCGCGCGCGGCGGTGGACGCCGGGTGGCGGCCGCACCGCTTCCAGATCGGCCAGACGGGGCGGACCATCTCGCCGAAGCTGTACCTGGGCTTCGGCATCTCGGGCGCCATTCAGCACCTGGCGGGAATGCGGACCTCCAAGGTGATCTGCGCCATCAACAAGGACCCGGAGGCGCCGATCTTCAAGATCGCCGACTACGGCATCGTGGGCGACCTCTTCGAGGTTGCGCCCCTGCTGGAGCAGGAATTCAAGAAGCTCCTGGAAAAGTAG